The genomic region AGCTCGCCGATTGCAGTGTGGAAGACGCCGAACGCACCGAGATCTTCCTGGTGGAGGGCGACAGCGCCGGCGGCTCGGCCAAGCAGGCGCGTGACCGCGCGACCCAGGCGGTGCTGCCGCTGCGTGGAAAAATCCTGAATGTCGCAAGCGCTTCGGCCGACAAGCTTCGCCAGAACCAGGAACTGAAGGATCTGATCGAGGCGCTGGGCTGTGGCGTCGGTGATCGCTTCGACCGCAGCAAGCTGCGCTATGGACGCATCGTCATCATGACCGATGCTGACGTCGACGGCGCCCACATCGCTTCTTTGTTGATGACGTTCTTCTACCGTGAGCTGCCGGAACTTATGCGAAACGGTCACGTCTTCCTGGCGCAGCCGCCGCTGTACCGGCTGACGCAGGGCGCGAAATCGGTCTACGCCATGGACGACGCCGATCGCGACCGCAAACTTCGGCAGCATTTCAAGGCCAATGCCAAGGTTGAGGTCAGCCGCTTCAAGGGCTTAGGCGAAATGCCGCCGGCGCAGCTCAAGGAAACCACAATGGATCCGATGCGGCGGACGCTGCTGAAGGTGGTCGCCCCGCAGGAAGATCGGGCGCGCACCAGCGAACTGGTCGAAAGCCTGATGGGGCGCAAGCCGGAGCTGCGCTTCGCCTTCATCCAGGAACATGCCCGGACGGTCCAGGACGTGGACATCTGACGCGAGGCCGACGCCGCTTTTCCTCGCCAGCCGATCTGCTTTCGCCGCGCGAAAGCAGAACGACGGGATCCAGGGGCGGTGCCCCTGGCCCTTCCGTCAGACCGCCTTCTTCAGCGTAGGCGAGGCCTTGAAGCGAACGGTTTTTCCCGCCTTCACCTTGATCGCCTCGCCGGTGCGCGGGTTCAGGCCCTTGCGCGCCTTGGTCTTGCGGACAATGAAAGTGCCAAAGCTGGGCAGCGTGAAGCGGCCGTTCTTCTTCAGTTCCTTGACGATGGCAGCCATCAGGTCGCCCGCGGCGCGGTTCGAGGCCGTGCCGGTCAGGTTGGTGGACTCCTGGATGACCTGTGCGATGAAGGCTTTCGACATGCGGTTTGGTTTCCTTCCGCTGTGTGGTGACGGCCGACTCGCTTTCGGCGAATCGGATGCGGCGTATGATACTCTGACAAAGACGACAAGCAGCAACAGGGGTTTTCCGCAGCAGGGCGGAATTCTTCGTCCTGCACGGCGGAAACGGAAGCCACACCGGTCCTGTTCGTGGGGATATGGTCATTTTCCGACTGCCCCGAAGG from Rhodovastum atsumiense harbors:
- a CDS encoding HU family DNA-binding protein codes for the protein MSKAFIAQVIQESTNLTGTASNRAAGDLMAAIVKELKKNGRFTLPSFGTFIVRKTKARKGLNPRTGEAIKVKAGKTVRFKASPTLKKAV